One segment of Drosophila ananassae strain 14024-0371.13 chromosome 3R, ASM1763931v2, whole genome shotgun sequence DNA contains the following:
- the LOC6498498 gene encoding C-type lectin 37Db, translating to MFASPMSLTWALFVLVLAASSAEHSDTDPYMLDSIIQNLKYLLKDVEVNKTGFKEIGKGFYFIEENQKQSWHTALSICRRMGAHLATFQSEGELNAVDAELNIRNNGYWIDANDLGREGHFVCWTTGSPAPYLKWKRGEPNNLCNKEHCVELWDGLMNDEDCTDERYFICQTGDGI from the coding sequence atgttcGCATCGCCAATGAGCTTAACCTGGGCATTATTCGTCCTAGTTCTTGCCGCATCTTCGGCGGAACACTCGGACACTGACCCATACATGTTAGACTCCATCATCCAGAATCTGAAATATTTGCTCAAGGATGTGGAGGTGAACAAAACGGGATTCAAGGAGATCGGTAAGGGATTTTACTTCATCGAGGAGAACCAAAAGCAGTCGTGGCACACAGCCCTATCCATTTGTCGGCGCATGGGAGCTCATCTGGCGACCTTTCAGTCCGAGGGGGAACTCAACGCCGTGGATGCCGAACTTAACATCCGCAACAACGGCTATTGGATTGACGCCAATGACTTGGGCAGAGAGGGACATTTCGTGTGCTGGACAACGGGCAGTCCCGCACCATATTTGAAATGGAAGAGGGGCGAACCGAATAACTTGTGCAACAAGGAGCACTGCGTCGAACTCTGGGATGGTCTGATGAACGATGAAGACTGCACCGATGAGCGCTATTTCATTTGCCAGACCGGAGATggaatttaa
- the LOC6498497 gene encoding C-type lectin 37Db, giving the protein MFASPMSLTWALFVLVLAASSAEHSDTIESTLDSIIQSVKDLRKDFEMNKMGFKEIGKGFYYIEENEKQSWYTALSTCRRMGAHLATFKSEEELRAVDAELNIRNKGYWIDANDLDREGQFMSWTTGSLSPYLKWKRGEPNNLYNKEHCVDLWDGLMNDDDCSDKRYFICQTGDGI; this is encoded by the coding sequence ATGTTCGCATCGCCAATGAGCTTAACCTGGGCATTATTCGTCCTAGTCCTTGCCGCATCTTCGGCGGAACACTCGGACACTATCGAATCCACTTTAGACTCCATCATCCAGAGTGTGAAAGATTTGCGAAAGGATTTTGAGATGAACAAAATGGGATTCAAGGAGATCGGTAAGGGATTCTACTACATCGAGGAGAACGAAAAGCAGTCGTGGTACACAGCCCTATCCACTTGTCGTCGCATGGGAGCTCATCTGGCGACCTTTAAGTCCGAGGAGGAACTCAGAGCCGTGGATGCCGAACTCAACATCCGCAACAAGGGCTATTGGATTGACGCCAATGACTTGGATAGAGAGGGACAGTTCATGTCCTGGACAACCGGCAGTCTTTCACCATATCTGAAATGGAAGAGGGGTGAACCCAATAACTTGTACAACAAGGAGCACTGTGTCGACCTCTGGGATGGTCTGATGAATGATGACGACTGTAGCGATAAGCGCTATTTCATTTGCCAGACCGGAGATggaatttaa
- the LOC6498496 gene encoding ATP-binding cassette sub-family G member 4 isoform X1, which produces MTDNASTGQPNGLAAKQQALELHFSQANYSLRGSAKGFSPILNEACGVFKSGRLTAILGPSGAGKSTLLNALAGFKLRGVSGQFLLNGQPRDMMSFRKMSAYIAQDFVMLNFLTTEETIRVSVDLKMPRSTTRAEKQKTIDDIIEILQLQSCRQTLVKNLSGGEHKRLSIAIELVTNPPIMFFDEPTSGLDCVASYQVICHLQRLAHDGRIVVCVVHQPGSRLFQLFDDVLVLAHGEVLYAGEQREMLSSFAESGFICPQYYNPADFALEVCSHSTSIERCESLIAQNKLRHCHPSNIVKLQVDEETALIKVDQETSTSDLSHLRSKEQVGFWYQLRVLLCRHLRSMYRDLMAVQMRLIMHVVIALLLGVVYWQIGADAEKIVSNVSCIFFIILFIFAGNAMPSILLCIQDSAVFIREYYNGWYSLKAYYISKVLADLPLQLACPTLFISIGYFMSGQPAEWQRFAMCWGICVMTAFIAHFIGVIAGSLFPMPLAIFLVPSATIPFLLFSGFFIRLNELSWFLRPICNVSFFRYIFEGLLRAIYGYDRGDLECHAQLGYCYYRTADQFLKDFQMQGDEFGWDLAVLGMFMVFLLISFFITLKAVIRRALR; this is translated from the exons ATGACTGATAACGCGTCTACAGGACAGCCGAATGGACTGGCCGCAAAGCAGCAGGCCCTGGAGTTGCACTTCAGCCAAGCCAACTACAGCTTGAGGGGATCGGCCAAGGGTTTCAGCCCCATTCTGAACGAGGCGTGCGGCGTCTTCAAGTCCGGCCGATTGACGGCCATTCTGGGTCCTTCGGGGGCGGGAAAGTCCACTCTTCTCAATGCATTGGCCGGTTTCAA GCTCAGAGGTGTTTCCGGGCAGTTCCTTTTAAATGGACAACCCAGGGATATGATGAGTTTTCGCAAGATGTCCGCCTACATAGCCCAGGACTTCGTGATGCTCAATTTTCTGACCACCGAAGAGACGATACGTGTTTCCGTAGACCTGAAAATGCCAAGGAGCACCACTCGTGccgaaaaacagaaaact ATAGATGACATCATAGAGATCCTTCAACTTCAGTCCTGCCGACAAACCTTGGTGAAGAACTTGTCTGGTGGCGAACACAAGCGCCTATCGATCGCCATTGAGTTGGTGACGAATCCGCCCATCATGTTCTTCGACGAACCCACAAGCGGCCTGGACTGCGTGGCCAGTTACCAGGTGATCTGCCATCTCCAGCGGTTGGCCCATGATGGCAGGATTGTGGTCTGCGTGGTCCATCAGCCCGGGTCGAGACTGTTCCAGTTGTTCGACGATGTCCTGGTTCTGGCCCACGGAGAGGTCCTTTATGCCGGAGAGCAGCGCGAAATGTTGAGTAGCTTTGCGGAGTCCGGTTTCATTTGCCCACAGTACTATAACCCTGCGGATTTTG CTTTGGAAGTCTGCAGCCACTCGACTAGCATAGAAAGATGCGAGTCCCTTATTGCACAAAACAAACTGAGGCACTGCCACCCAAGCAACATCGTAAAACTCCAGGTGGACGAGGAGA CAGCACTCATCAAGGTCGACCAGGAGACCTCCACCAGTGATCTGAGCCACCTGCGCAGCAAGGAGCAGGTGGGCTTCTGGTACCAGCTAAGAGTGCTTCTCTGCCGCCATTTGCGCTCCATGTACAGGGATCTg ATGGCCGTCCAGATGCGACTGATAATGCACGTTGTGATAGCCCTGCTCTTAGGTGTGGTCTATTGGCAGATTGGTGCCGATGCCGAAAAAATCGTGTCTAATGTATCctgcatattttttataatccTGTTCATCTTCGCTGGCAACGCAATGCCCTCCATTCTACTCTGTATCCAGGACTCGGCGGTATTCATCAGGGAGTACTACAACGGCTGGTACTCCCTGAAAGCCTATTACATTTCGAAGGTCCTGGCCGACTTGCCCCTGCAACTGGCCTGTCCCACGCTCTTCATCAGCATTGGATACTTCATGAGCGGCCAACCAGCCGAGTGGCAACGTTTCGCCATGTGCTGGGGCATCTGTGTGATGACTGCTTTCATAGCCCACTTCATCGGTGTGATCGCGGGGTCCCTCTTTCCCATGCCTCTTGCCATATTCCTTGTGCCTAGTGCCACCATTCCGTTCCTGCTCTTTTCCGGCTTCTTCATTCGCCTGAATGAGCTCTCCTGGTTCCTGCGACCCATCTGCAATGTGTCCTTCTTCCGCTATATATTCGAGGGCCTCCTCAGAGCCATTTACGGATACGACAGGGGGGACCTGGAGTGCCACGCCCAGTTAGGGTACTGCTACTACAGGACGGCGGATCAGTTCCTTAAGGACTTTCAGATGCAGGGCGATGAGTTCGGTTGGGACCTCGCTGTTCTGGGAATGTTCATGGTCTTCCTGCTGATTTCCTTCTTCATCACCCTGAAGGCGGTGATTCGAAGAGCTCTCAGGTGA
- the LOC6498496 gene encoding ATP-binding cassette sub-family G member 4 isoform X2 — MTDNASTGQPNGLAAKQQALELHFSQANYSLRGSAKGFSPILNEACGVFKSGRLTAILGPSGAGKSTLLNALAGFKLRGVSGQFLLNGQPRDMMSFRKMSAYIAQDFVMLNFLTTEETIRVSVDLKMPRSTTRAEKQKTIDDIIEILQLQSCRQTLVKNLSGGEHKRLSIAIELVTNPPIMFFDEPTSGLDCVASYQVICHLQRLAHDGRIVVCVVHQPGSRLFQLFDDVLVLAHGEVLYAGEQREMLSSFAESGFICPQYYNPADFALEVCSHSTSIERCESLIAQNKLRHCHPSNIVKLQVDEETLIKVDQETSTSDLSHLRSKEQVGFWYQLRVLLCRHLRSMYRDLMAVQMRLIMHVVIALLLGVVYWQIGADAEKIVSNVSCIFFIILFIFAGNAMPSILLCIQDSAVFIREYYNGWYSLKAYYISKVLADLPLQLACPTLFISIGYFMSGQPAEWQRFAMCWGICVMTAFIAHFIGVIAGSLFPMPLAIFLVPSATIPFLLFSGFFIRLNELSWFLRPICNVSFFRYIFEGLLRAIYGYDRGDLECHAQLGYCYYRTADQFLKDFQMQGDEFGWDLAVLGMFMVFLLISFFITLKAVIRRALR, encoded by the exons ATGACTGATAACGCGTCTACAGGACAGCCGAATGGACTGGCCGCAAAGCAGCAGGCCCTGGAGTTGCACTTCAGCCAAGCCAACTACAGCTTGAGGGGATCGGCCAAGGGTTTCAGCCCCATTCTGAACGAGGCGTGCGGCGTCTTCAAGTCCGGCCGATTGACGGCCATTCTGGGTCCTTCGGGGGCGGGAAAGTCCACTCTTCTCAATGCATTGGCCGGTTTCAA GCTCAGAGGTGTTTCCGGGCAGTTCCTTTTAAATGGACAACCCAGGGATATGATGAGTTTTCGCAAGATGTCCGCCTACATAGCCCAGGACTTCGTGATGCTCAATTTTCTGACCACCGAAGAGACGATACGTGTTTCCGTAGACCTGAAAATGCCAAGGAGCACCACTCGTGccgaaaaacagaaaact ATAGATGACATCATAGAGATCCTTCAACTTCAGTCCTGCCGACAAACCTTGGTGAAGAACTTGTCTGGTGGCGAACACAAGCGCCTATCGATCGCCATTGAGTTGGTGACGAATCCGCCCATCATGTTCTTCGACGAACCCACAAGCGGCCTGGACTGCGTGGCCAGTTACCAGGTGATCTGCCATCTCCAGCGGTTGGCCCATGATGGCAGGATTGTGGTCTGCGTGGTCCATCAGCCCGGGTCGAGACTGTTCCAGTTGTTCGACGATGTCCTGGTTCTGGCCCACGGAGAGGTCCTTTATGCCGGAGAGCAGCGCGAAATGTTGAGTAGCTTTGCGGAGTCCGGTTTCATTTGCCCACAGTACTATAACCCTGCGGATTTTG CTTTGGAAGTCTGCAGCCACTCGACTAGCATAGAAAGATGCGAGTCCCTTATTGCACAAAACAAACTGAGGCACTGCCACCCAAGCAACATCGTAAAACTCCAGGTGGACGAGGAGA CACTCATCAAGGTCGACCAGGAGACCTCCACCAGTGATCTGAGCCACCTGCGCAGCAAGGAGCAGGTGGGCTTCTGGTACCAGCTAAGAGTGCTTCTCTGCCGCCATTTGCGCTCCATGTACAGGGATCTg ATGGCCGTCCAGATGCGACTGATAATGCACGTTGTGATAGCCCTGCTCTTAGGTGTGGTCTATTGGCAGATTGGTGCCGATGCCGAAAAAATCGTGTCTAATGTATCctgcatattttttataatccTGTTCATCTTCGCTGGCAACGCAATGCCCTCCATTCTACTCTGTATCCAGGACTCGGCGGTATTCATCAGGGAGTACTACAACGGCTGGTACTCCCTGAAAGCCTATTACATTTCGAAGGTCCTGGCCGACTTGCCCCTGCAACTGGCCTGTCCCACGCTCTTCATCAGCATTGGATACTTCATGAGCGGCCAACCAGCCGAGTGGCAACGTTTCGCCATGTGCTGGGGCATCTGTGTGATGACTGCTTTCATAGCCCACTTCATCGGTGTGATCGCGGGGTCCCTCTTTCCCATGCCTCTTGCCATATTCCTTGTGCCTAGTGCCACCATTCCGTTCCTGCTCTTTTCCGGCTTCTTCATTCGCCTGAATGAGCTCTCCTGGTTCCTGCGACCCATCTGCAATGTGTCCTTCTTCCGCTATATATTCGAGGGCCTCCTCAGAGCCATTTACGGATACGACAGGGGGGACCTGGAGTGCCACGCCCAGTTAGGGTACTGCTACTACAGGACGGCGGATCAGTTCCTTAAGGACTTTCAGATGCAGGGCGATGAGTTCGGTTGGGACCTCGCTGTTCTGGGAATGTTCATGGTCTTCCTGCTGATTTCCTTCTTCATCACCCTGAAGGCGGTGATTCGAAGAGCTCTCAGGTGA
- the LOC6498495 gene encoding ATP-binding cassette sub-family G member 1, with protein MSSWSLASAVSPNVTNSGSDVIRLNNLKSSSETNLPSRGSVSGLPRPTTPVPGRKLASKRPPHLTLNIGASKSQHKSAPLAETENTVLSATSSIYETPLSATPASVTATSSPARASQNSQDSHKSQGSHRSQQSSHSTTSGGSVFPHEQYKAIKKINIGFENIRHTTKFGILKRETKDVLKGLTGYFKSGELSAIVGPSGAGKSTLLNILSGYTTYGYTGDFHVNGNRRDLKAFKPNVAFIRQDTSLQALLTVKEAMHFAANLKIGTYMTLPEKRERVTSILEAIGMYENRHTMTGQLSGGQKKRLAIALELVNNPPVLILDEPTTGLDSSTSNQLINLLKKLAEEGRTVICTIHQPSALTFAMFDHLYAIGEGQCIYAGGSQNLLPFLAALNMHCPESYNPADYLMEIATHDYDTPDENQLEKLVALMDNGRNEDYRQNKTARVAQLAAMKKIDQLMAAGIITPVTAPVMTTSIPAHFLQSGGFKPLTPINELSSRLWDSQAGGIGSGDVGGKSCCKPKKKKKPRPALDLDPAALCKRENIYATPFYRQLGILLLRTFLLIWRDSSLTTMRFAIHLVTGLLIGTLYFGIGNDGAQTLNIFRYLFYTIMFIMYCAFSGILVKFPLEFPIVSREHFNRWYSLRAYYVAITLADLPIQIICSALFIVPTYLLTQQPLELWRFSLFFLIVFITALVSQSIGLAVGAALSLKLGSILGPFFICPFLQFSGFFLMEKDAPAYMRWMFDISFLKYSLEGSMMAIFGYDRERLDCNDMYCHLTRPTYILKYLDMERGSYIKAFVFLFCIFIMLRILAFYIMSFRLRLFR; from the exons ATGTCCAGTTGGAGTTTGGCCAGTGCCGTGTCGCCAAATGTGACAAACAGTGGCAGTGATGTAATCCGGCTGAACAACCTCAAGTCCAGCTCTGAGACCAATCTTCCCTCCAGGGGATCAGTCTCGGGACTACCCCGCCCAACGACTCCCGTTCCGGGTAGAAAACTGGCCTCCAAGCGACCCCCACACTTGACCTTGAACATTGGGGCCAGCAAGTCCCAACACAAATCGGCGCCATTGGCCGAAACCGAAAACACAGTCCTATCGGCCACTTCCTCCATTTACGAGACTCCCTTGAGCGCCACACCGGCCTCAGTGACGGCCACCAGCTCACCTGCCAGGGCCAGCCAGAACAGCCAGGATAGCCACAAGAGCCAGGGTAGCCATAGGAGCCAGCAGAGCTCCCACAGCACCACCAGTGGTGGGTCAGTCTTCCCGCACGAACAGTACAAAGCCATCAAGAAGATCAACATAGGATTCGAGAATATCCGCCATACCACCAAGTTTGGAATTTTGAAAAGAG aaACAAAAGATGTGCTCAAGGGCCTGACTGGCTACTTCAAGTCGGGAGAATTAAGTGCTATAGTTGGACCCTCAGGTGCTGGCAAGAGCACCCTTCTTAATATTCTCTCAGGATATAC AACCTATGGCTACACCGGCGACTTTCACGTCAACGGTAATCGCCGGGACTTAAAGGCTTTCAAGCCAAATGTGGCCTTCATCCGCCAGGATACAAGCCTGCAGGCCTTACTTACCGTCAAGGAGGCAATGCACTTTGCCGCCAATCTTAAGATAGGCACCTACATGACACTGCCCGAGAAGCGGGAACGGGTGACGAGCATCCTGGAGGCCATCGGGATGTACGAGAACCGCCACACCATGACTGGGCAGCTGAGCGGGGGACAGAAGAAGCGCTTGGCCATTGCCCTGGAGCTGGTCAACAATCCTCCTGTGCTAATCTTGGACGAGCCAACAAC GGGCTTGGATAGTTCTACTTCCAACCAATTGATAAATCTTCTCAAGAAGCTCGCTGAAGAGGGCCGGACAGTTATCTGTACAATCCACCAGCCGAGTGCCTTGACCTTCGCCATGTTCGACCACCTGTACGCCATAGGAGAAGGTCAGTGCATCTACGCGGGAGGCTCTCAAAATCTGTTGCCCTTCCTGGCCGCCCTCAACATGCACTGCCCTGAGTCTTACAATCCAGCGGATTACT TAATGGAGATTGCTACCCATGATTATGATACGCCTGACGAGAACCAGTTGGAGAAACTAGTGGCTTTGATGGACAACGGCCGCAATGAGGATTACAGACAGAACAAGACTGCCCGAGTAGCTCAACTGGCAGCCATGAAGAAAATTG ATCAACTCATGGCAGCTGGTATAATTACACCCGTAACTGCACCCGTAATGACCACCTCGATACCTGCCCATTTCCTACAGTCCGGAGGCTTCAAGCCCCTGACGCCTATCAACGAGTTATCCTCCCGGTTGTGGGACAGTCAGGCGGGGGGCATCGGAAGCGGCGATGTGGGTGGAAAGTCCTGTTGCAAgccaaagaaaaagaagaagccCAGACCAGCTCTGGACCTGGATCCAGCTGCTCTGTGTAAACGGGAAAACATATACGCCACGCCCTTCTATCGCCAGCTGGGTATCCTGCTGCTGAGGACCTTCCTGCTGATTTGGCGCGACAGCTCACTGACCACCATGCGATTCGCAATTCACCTTGTTACCGGGCTGCTAATTGGAACTCTCTACTTTGGAATCGGCAACGATGGCGCCCAGACACTGAACATCTTTCGGTACCTCTTCTACACGATCATGTTCATAATGTACTGTGCCTTTTCGGGGATCCTCGTCAAGT TTCCCTTGGAGTTCCCGATTGTGTCGCGGGAACACTTTAATCGCTGGTACTCTCTACGGGCCTACTACGTGGCCATCACATTGGCCGACCTGCCCATCCAGATCATTTGCAGCGCCCTGTTCATAGTGCCCACATATCTGTTGACCCAGCAGCCCCTGGAACTTTGGCGCTTCAGCCTATTCTTCCTCATCGTGTTCATAACGGCCTTGGTGTCGCAGAGCATCGGCCTGGCAGTGGGAGCAGCTCTTAGCCTAAAACTGGGCTCCATTCTGGGACCCTTCTTCATCTGTCCTTTCCTGCAGTTCAGCGGATTCTTCCTCATGGAAAAGGATGCTCCGGCTTACATGCGCTGGATGTTCGACATTTCGTTTCTTAAGTACAGTCTGGAGGGATCCATGATGGCTATTTTTGGCTACGACCGGGAGCGATTGGATTGCAATGATATGTACTGTCATCTGACGAGGCCGACGTACATTCTCAAATACCTGGACATGGAAAGGGGAAGTTACATCAAGGCCTTCGTGTTTTTGTTCTGCATTTTCATCATGTTACGCATCCTGGCCTTCTACATCATGTCCTTCCGACTACGACTGTTCAGATGA
- the LOC6497001 gene encoding facilitated trehalose transporter Tret1: protein MLLNIFNSGIFQRQFRRQLLVSLSATLITFCHGIALGWLSPMLPKLLLPEATPLSFSIDVNEASWLGSIISLGGITGNFSFSYLMSRFGRKVSIYVLAIPHTCIWFLFYFATSIEWLYVARVCAGLTGGGMFVVLPIFIGEIADTSIRGRLCSFFTLTMNTGILVGFIVSSHVAYRVIPCAVVGLPILYALLATRYPEPPQMLIRWNREEDAQRSLRFYRCCDGPNTTKEEERAYQKEFDEMRAAILQQNKESDDKGLSIADFSNKQALKAMATGLVLMVANIFTGTFAFINYMSNIFEAAETKLDPNTNTIIIGAVQIVGTLASMYLVDRYGRKVLLIVSCFGSGIGTAAFGLYAFFVQELEADMSAYSAWLPVCLMSFIIFIANVGVISVTMVVLVEILPQRIRAVATSFCLGSLSFFAFTSVKTFPLMMVYLGLATTMWFCAAVSAICLFYVVVYVEETKGRSIYD from the exons ATGCTgcttaatatattcaattcgGGCATTTTCCAAAGGCAGTTCCGGCGCCAGCTCCTGGTCTCGCTGAGTG CCACACTGATAACCTTCTGCCATGGCATTGCCCTTGGCTGGCTGTCCCCCATGTTGCCGAAGCTCCTCCTGCCTGAAGCGACACCGCTGTCCTTTTCCATTGACGTGAACGAAGCCTCCTGGCTGGGGTCCATCATCAGCTTAGGCGGCATCACCGGAAACTTCTCCTTCTCCTACCTGATGAGCCGGTTCGGGAGAAAGGTCTCCATATACGTACTGGCCATACCTCACACG TGTATTTGGTTTCTCTTCTACTTCGCCACGAGCATCGAGTGGCTGTATGTGGCGCGGGTCTGTGCCGGACTGACGGGTGGCGGGATGTTCGTGGTGCTTCCCATTTTCATTGGCGAAATCGCCGACACTAG CATTCGCGGACGATTGTGTTCGTTTTTCACGCTCACCATGAACACGGGCATCCTGGTGGGATTTATTGTATCCTCACACGTTGCCTATCGCGTGATACCCTGTGCGGTTGTGGGTCTGCCAATTCTTTACGCTTTGCTGGCCACTCGATACCCGGAACCCCCGCAGATGCTCATCCGCTGGAACCGCGAGGAAGATGCCCAACGCTCGCTGAGATTCTACCGCTGTTGCGATGGCCCGAATACCACCAAGGAGGAGGAGCGGGCCTACCAAAAGGAGTTTGATGAAATGCGTGCTGCTATTCTTCAGCAGAACAAAGAATCTGATGACAAAGGTCTTTCGATAGCAGATTTCA GCAACAAGCAGGCCTTGAAGGCCATGGCCACGGGCCTGGTGCTGATGGTGGCCAACATCTTCACGGGCACTTTCGCCTTCATCAACTACATGTCCAACATATTTGAGGCGGCGGAAACCAAGCTGGATCCGAACACGAATACCATTATAATCGGAGCTGTCCAGATAGTGGGCACTCTGGCCAGCATGTACCTGGTGGATCGCTACGGAAGAAAGGTCCTGCTGATAGTCTCCTGCTTTGGAAGTGGCATTGGCACAGCCGCCTTTGGACTGTATGCCTTCTTTGTCCAGGAACTGGAAGCAGACATGTCTGCCTACTCCGCGTGGCTGCCCGTGTGCCTCATGTCCTTCATTATATTCATTGCCAACGTGGGAGTCATTTCGGTCACCATGGTGGTCCTGGTGGAGATCCTGCCGCAGAGAATCCGAGCAGTGGCCACCAGCTTCTGCCTGGGCAGTCTGAGCTTCTTCGCGTTCACTTCGGTGAAGACCTTCCCGCTGATGATGGTCTACTTGGGCCTGGCCACCACCATGTGGTTCTGCGCCGCTGTCAGTGCCATCTGCCTGTTCTATGTAGTGGTCTACGTGGAGGAGACCAAGGGTCGCTCCATCTATGACTAA